A window of the Thiomicrospira microaerophila genome harbors these coding sequences:
- the mnhG gene encoding monovalent cation/H(+) antiporter subunit G, translating into MTILFNALIDSINWLWLSQAMSVVLILVGALFFVAGTLGVLRFDSALTRLHALTKADNLGLGFILLGLILQADSWALVVKYLIIWSLVLLSAAVASHLMGQRAYQNQQKGRQDVDI; encoded by the coding sequence ATGACGATATTATTTAATGCCTTGATCGATAGCATCAATTGGCTTTGGCTGTCTCAAGCGATGAGTGTGGTGCTCATTTTGGTTGGCGCGTTGTTCTTTGTTGCAGGCACGCTTGGCGTGTTGCGATTTGATAGCGCGTTAACTAGGTTACATGCATTGACCAAGGCGGATAACTTGGGACTTGGGTTTATTCTGCTTGGGCTGATACTTCAAGCGGATAGTTGGGCGTTGGTTGTTAAGTATTTAATCATTTGGAGCTTGGTGTTACTCAGTGCGGCCGTGGCCAGTCATTTGATGGGACAGCGTGCTTACCAAAATCAGCAAAAAGGGAGGCAAGATGTTGATATTTGA
- a CDS encoding monovalent cation/H+ antiporter complex subunit F — MMASFYLAVAFILLMTMAFGLIRVMRGPMRVDRMLAAQLLGTSSVGILLLLAMAFDQSALRDVALVFALLAAISGLAFVRVLSK; from the coding sequence ATGATGGCAAGTTTTTATCTGGCGGTAGCGTTTATTTTATTGATGACGATGGCGTTTGGCTTGATACGTGTGATGCGTGGACCAATGCGCGTCGATCGGATGCTGGCGGCGCAGTTGTTGGGAACCAGCAGCGTGGGTATATTGCTATTGTTAGCGATGGCGTTTGACCAATCGGCCTTGCGTGATGTTGCGCTGGTGTTTGCGTTGTTGGCCGCGATAAGTGGCTTGGCGTTTGTCCGGGTGCTCTCAAAATGA
- a CDS encoding SPFH domain-containing protein, translating to MDFTIFTLILLGVVFVYFFAGIRIVPQAEQQVVERLGRYHRTLSGGLNFIIPVVDRVRAKFNTQEQVIDIPVQKVITKDNVSITIDGLVFMRVGIARKATYEILDLKHAIAQLAQTTLRSEIGKMDLDDTLSSRDTLNATLLMALDAASANWGAKVTRVEISDISVPEAVQHAMELQLRAERERRATETEAEGLKNATIAKAEGDRQKAFKEAEAIERTADARRYEQIQLAQGQQQAIEMIALAMQSNPSAAEFLLAKDRIKAWEGIAASDSQNKIVIPYEASELIGSLSALQSLLTQTGATK from the coding sequence ATGGATTTCACAATTTTTACACTTATTTTGCTAGGTGTGGTATTTGTCTATTTCTTTGCAGGCATTCGGATTGTACCGCAAGCCGAACAACAAGTTGTTGAACGTCTTGGGCGCTATCACCGCACATTAAGTGGCGGTTTAAACTTTATTATCCCAGTCGTTGATCGCGTCAGGGCAAAGTTCAATACCCAAGAACAAGTTATAGATATTCCTGTTCAAAAAGTAATTACCAAGGATAACGTCAGCATTACCATTGACGGTCTAGTTTTTATGCGCGTTGGCATAGCACGCAAAGCCACCTACGAAATCCTAGATTTGAAGCACGCGATTGCACAACTCGCCCAAACCACATTACGCTCTGAAATCGGCAAAATGGATTTAGACGACACCCTGTCATCCCGCGACACCCTCAATGCGACCTTGTTAATGGCATTGGATGCCGCTTCAGCGAATTGGGGTGCTAAAGTGACACGGGTAGAAATTTCCGACATTTCTGTACCCGAAGCGGTACAACACGCAATGGAGCTGCAGTTGCGTGCGGAGCGTGAGCGCCGTGCCACTGAAACCGAAGCGGAAGGATTAAAAAACGCGACGATTGCCAAGGCCGAAGGCGATCGTCAAAAAGCCTTTAAGGAAGCCGAAGCGATTGAGAGAACCGCTGATGCACGTCGTTATGAACAAATCCAGCTTGCACAAGGTCAGCAACAAGCGATAGAAATGATTGCACTCGCGATGCAATCCAATCCAAGCGCGGCAGAGTTCTTACTGGCCAAAGACCGCATTAAAGCTTGGGAAGGCATTGCGGCCAGCGATTCGCAAAACAAAATTGTTATTCCTTATGAAGCGTCAGAATTAATTGGCTCACTCAGTGCGCTACAAAGCCTATTAACTCAAACTGGCGCTACAAAATGA
- a CDS encoding complex I subunit 5 family protein, producing MNSLFAGLLWLVPVWPLLLALGLTLPAIRKFGIALLPWALLPALLVWVLAGSAQLGWIALDWQQALYAPDVLMGTRITLDSLSFIWLSLALLVWGVASLHSKWVKDNQAWRFALFFLLSMSGSLGLSLAADAISFYLMFSLMSLAAWGLVVHDQTEFAKRAGFWYLLLAVLAELVLFAGVVARAAELGTTDLAVWASQSSAEWGLGLIWLGLAVKVGVPLLHIWLPLAHPAAPVSASAVLSGVMIKAGIIGWWVMLPSLVMQDSVFVSFMPWLGVTTMLLAAVLGLMQTDPKAVLAYSSISQMGWLIWGLGWVWQGAEPDALVIWVAWFALHHALIKGALFLGVGWIKVTATESRIVPWIWVGLILLGLLLAGMPWSAGAWLKAQMKLASLEAGLVMPYALLVMGSVATALLMIHFLRRLAKLDSVSREQAKPINRLALLSWFGLVALAAGWIYWVASPVWNAEGLFDALKPLVIAIVLAMAWRIRIHKQLICPAGDLVVWFEVLGRKVSIWQRVYQAWWQRMMQRSSKGSSRFYDAYRQLLARASSTEGRLLNWPVFMQSLGLVVLVFVGLLVFG from the coding sequence ATGAATAGTCTGTTCGCTGGCTTGTTATGGCTTGTCCCAGTTTGGCCGCTGTTACTTGCCTTAGGTTTAACGCTGCCAGCGATACGAAAATTTGGGATTGCGCTTTTGCCTTGGGCATTGCTACCCGCATTATTGGTATGGGTTTTGGCGGGTAGTGCCCAGCTCGGCTGGATTGCGTTGGATTGGCAGCAGGCTTTGTATGCGCCGGATGTTCTGATGGGCACACGTATTACGCTTGATAGTTTGAGTTTTATTTGGTTGAGTTTGGCATTATTGGTGTGGGGTGTGGCTAGCTTGCATTCCAAATGGGTAAAAGATAACCAGGCTTGGCGGTTTGCCTTGTTTTTTTTGCTCAGTATGAGTGGCAGTTTAGGCTTAAGTTTAGCGGCGGATGCGATTAGTTTTTATTTGATGTTTAGTTTGATGAGTTTGGCCGCTTGGGGACTGGTGGTGCATGATCAAACTGAGTTTGCTAAACGCGCGGGCTTCTGGTATTTGCTGTTAGCCGTATTAGCGGAACTGGTTTTGTTTGCCGGTGTGGTCGCGCGCGCGGCGGAACTCGGTACAACCGATTTAGCGGTCTGGGCAAGTCAGTCTTCTGCTGAATGGGGATTAGGGTTAATTTGGTTGGGGCTGGCAGTTAAAGTCGGGGTGCCCTTATTGCATATCTGGTTGCCGTTGGCGCATCCGGCTGCACCGGTTTCTGCCAGTGCAGTGCTGTCAGGGGTGATGATTAAAGCCGGCATTATCGGTTGGTGGGTCATGTTGCCGAGTTTAGTGATGCAAGACTCGGTGTTTGTTAGCTTTATGCCTTGGTTGGGTGTAACGACGATGTTGTTAGCCGCAGTGTTGGGCTTAATGCAGACCGACCCGAAAGCGGTATTGGCCTATTCCAGTATCAGCCAAATGGGTTGGTTGATTTGGGGGTTAGGTTGGGTCTGGCAGGGCGCGGAACCGGATGCGTTGGTGATTTGGGTCGCTTGGTTTGCGTTGCATCATGCGTTGATTAAAGGTGCGTTATTTTTGGGTGTCGGTTGGATTAAGGTTACGGCCACTGAATCGCGGATTGTACCGTGGATTTGGGTTGGATTGATACTTTTGGGTTTGTTATTAGCCGGAATGCCATGGAGTGCCGGAGCTTGGCTGAAAGCGCAAATGAAGTTGGCGAGTTTAGAAGCCGGTTTAGTGATGCCTTATGCGCTGTTGGTAATGGGTTCTGTGGCAACGGCTTTGTTAATGATTCATTTTTTACGGCGTTTAGCTAAACTCGACTCGGTGTCGCGCGAACAGGCTAAACCGATTAATCGACTGGCGCTGTTGAGTTGGTTTGGCTTAGTGGCTTTGGCGGCAGGCTGGATTTATTGGGTGGCTTCGCCTGTCTGGAACGCTGAAGGTTTATTCGATGCGCTTAAACCGCTAGTGATTGCGATTGTGTTGGCGATGGCATGGCGTATCCGTATTCATAAGCAATTAATTTGTCCAGCAGGGGATTTGGTGGTTTGGTTTGAAGTATTGGGTCGTAAGGTGTCGATTTGGCAGCGGGTGTACCAGGCCTGGTGGCAAAGAATGATGCAAAGAAGTTCGAAAGGGTCTTCAAGGTTTTATGATGCTTATCGTCAACTATTAGCGCGAGCCAGTTCAACAGAGGGTCGACTGTTGAACTGGCCAGTCTTTATGCAATCGCTTGGCCTTGTGGTATTGGTATTTGTGGGGTTGTTAGTCTTTGGTTAA
- a CDS encoding complex I subunit 5 family protein encodes MSGLLPGLVLWPLACASLLVIWPKATKMLALFAVLGTAMISILVFNLPHGRWALGGWAAPLGIGWRLDDLSQLMILLTGVVGLLISLYAWFDDSLPRPFWLLWLGAWAAMNALYLAADVFNIYVTLELLGLSAVALVAISLKVGALQAAMRYLLVSLLGSMLFLLGVALLYGQFGVLDMLLLANAMTSNFSMMFALVVMSVGLMAKTAVFPLHSWLPLAHGRAPAAVSAILSALVIKASFYLLIRLWLEVFAPIPTEVLVQSLWVLGSLALLWGAWQALASANLKPMVAWSTVAQVGYLVIGLGLVAHPNTPDGWLWGLLWLMLAHALAKSAMFLAAGNLQQAAGHDRLVELGEVSRRQPKTLFAFGLAGVSLAGLPVSAGFLAKWWLLELGLWHQAWWLVLVLVLGSLLTVGYVFRVLNIALNTEFKSNVEPEALILIHPVREWVSLGLALLGLVAGLHASWLWGA; translated from the coding sequence ATGAGCGGTTTATTACCAGGCCTGGTGCTCTGGCCTTTAGCCTGTGCCAGCTTATTGGTGATTTGGCCGAAAGCCACCAAAATGCTTGCGTTATTCGCTGTTTTGGGTACGGCAATGATATCGATTTTAGTATTTAACTTGCCGCATGGCCGTTGGGCGCTGGGGGGCTGGGCCGCGCCGCTAGGCATAGGTTGGCGCTTGGACGATTTGAGTCAGTTGATGATTCTATTGACGGGCGTGGTGGGGTTGTTGATTAGCCTCTACGCTTGGTTTGATGACAGTTTACCGCGCCCATTTTGGTTGCTGTGGCTAGGTGCCTGGGCGGCGATGAATGCGCTTTATTTGGCGGCGGATGTGTTCAATATCTATGTCACGTTGGAGTTGCTTGGTTTAAGTGCGGTGGCATTGGTGGCGATTTCTTTGAAGGTCGGTGCCTTGCAAGCCGCGATGCGTTATCTTTTGGTCAGTCTATTAGGATCGATGCTATTTTTGCTGGGTGTCGCTTTGCTCTATGGTCAGTTTGGCGTGTTGGACATGCTGTTGCTGGCGAATGCCATGACGTCGAATTTCAGTATGATGTTTGCGTTAGTTGTAATGAGTGTCGGCTTGATGGCGAAAACAGCGGTATTTCCTTTGCATAGCTGGCTGCCCTTGGCGCATGGTCGTGCACCGGCGGCGGTGAGTGCGATTCTGTCAGCATTAGTCATTAAAGCCTCGTTTTATTTGTTGATTCGTCTATGGTTAGAGGTGTTTGCACCGATTCCGACCGAGGTTTTAGTCCAAAGTCTTTGGGTTTTGGGTAGTCTGGCGTTGCTATGGGGGGCGTGGCAAGCCTTGGCCAGTGCGAATTTGAAGCCGATGGTTGCTTGGTCAACGGTGGCGCAGGTCGGCTATTTAGTGATCGGGCTTGGATTAGTGGCTCACCCTAATACCCCAGATGGCTGGCTGTGGGGGTTGTTGTGGTTAATGTTGGCGCATGCGCTGGCCAAGTCGGCGATGTTTTTGGCGGCGGGAAACTTGCAGCAGGCTGCAGGACATGATCGTTTAGTTGAGTTAGGCGAGGTTTCGCGCCGTCAACCTAAAACGCTGTTTGCATTTGGTTTGGCAGGGGTGAGTTTGGCAGGTTTACCGGTCAGTGCTGGGTTTTTAGCCAAGTGGTGGCTGTTAGAATTGGGGTTATGGCACCAGGCCTGGTGGTTGGTTTTGGTTTTGGTTTTGGGCAGTTTGCTGACAGTGGGTTATGTTTTTCGTGTGTTGAATATTGCGTTAAATACCGAGTTTAAATCTAATGTTGAACCTGAGGCTTTAATCTTGATTCACCCCGTTCGAGAATGGGTGAGTTTGGGTTTAGCCTTGCTTGGCTTAGTCGCTGGACTGCATGCTAGTTGGTTATGGGGGGCTTAA
- a CDS encoding GlcG/HbpS family heme-binding protein has protein sequence MLKKTLKAALLSAGLVTVAAPVVHADSLVVEVPRLTLEVNNKIAMETIKACEAKGIPVSVTVVDRNGIIMVKMRDSMAPPVSLPISEKKAYTAVMFNANGSQLTRQAEGALPTLGEGLAFMAGSVTISAGGRLFGAVGVSGAPDGMVDEECAAAGVEAVQMDLEMM, from the coding sequence ATGTTGAAAAAGACCTTAAAAGCGGCTTTGTTAAGTGCAGGTTTAGTGACAGTCGCAGCACCAGTTGTTCATGCTGATAGCTTGGTAGTTGAAGTGCCACGTCTTACGCTTGAAGTGAATAACAAAATTGCTATGGAAACGATAAAGGCTTGTGAGGCCAAGGGTATCCCTGTTTCAGTAACGGTGGTAGACCGTAATGGAATTATTATGGTTAAAATGCGCGATTCAATGGCTCCACCTGTGTCATTACCGATTAGTGAGAAAAAGGCTTATACTGCCGTTATGTTTAACGCTAATGGTTCGCAACTTACCCGTCAAGCAGAAGGTGCATTGCCTACTTTGGGTGAGGGCCTAGCGTTTATGGCTGGTTCAGTCACGATATCAGCCGGTGGCCGTTTGTTTGGTGCAGTCGGTGTGAGTGGTGCGCCTGATGGTATGGTCGATGAGGAATGCGCAGCAGCCGGTGTTGAAGCGGTTCAGATGGATTTGGAGATGATGTAG
- a CDS encoding NfeD family protein translates to MNSIGLIELIPDWILIAAGLVLIGIEIIFGLFILFWFGIGLVTVGLLGFFVDFEHGEYQLIFAFAIGMVLLFALRKKVIAPHNAQPDQLDTYQTGDIGLLSQHNQQWMVFYHGTHWIVANPKSGYEVGQRVKVDEIKSNQAWVSPIEHED, encoded by the coding sequence ATGAATTCGATAGGCTTAATAGAACTGATTCCAGATTGGATTTTAATTGCTGCAGGCCTGGTACTGATTGGAATTGAAATCATTTTTGGCTTGTTTATTTTGTTTTGGTTTGGTATCGGTCTAGTGACCGTTGGCCTGCTCGGTTTTTTTGTTGATTTTGAACATGGCGAATACCAACTCATCTTTGCCTTTGCGATTGGTATGGTTTTATTATTCGCGTTACGGAAGAAGGTTATCGCCCCCCATAATGCGCAACCCGATCAACTCGATACTTATCAAACCGGTGATATCGGTCTGCTATCGCAACACAACCAGCAATGGATGGTGTTTTATCATGGCACCCATTGGATTGTAGCGAATCCAAAATCTGGCTATGAAGTGGGTCAACGTGTTAAGGTTGATGAGATCAAAAGCAACCAGGCCTGGGTCAGTCCTATTGAGCATGAAGACTAA
- a CDS encoding NADH-quinone oxidoreductase subunit K has protein sequence MITSYDVYLFSAAGLILIGLFGLARRVHLLHKILSLNVMGAGVFMLLLTLATRADTPDAVPQALVLTGIVVAISATALGLALMQQLAKLSDSQRAQLDEDIL, from the coding sequence ATGATCACGAGTTACGATGTTTATCTCTTTAGCGCGGCCGGGCTGATTTTGATTGGATTGTTCGGTTTGGCGCGTCGGGTTCATTTATTGCATAAAATCTTGTCGCTGAATGTGATGGGTGCGGGGGTGTTTATGTTATTGCTGACCCTCGCAACCCGTGCCGACACACCGGATGCAGTGCCCCAGGCCTTGGTGCTGACTGGGATCGTGGTGGCGATTAGTGCCACTGCGCTCGGTTTGGCATTAATGCAGCAATTGGCAAAGCTGTCGGATTCGCAGCGTGCACAATTGGATGAGGATATCTTATGA
- a CDS encoding hydrogenase subunit MbhD domain-containing protein — MLIFDSVLGLLILFLAWLSISSRDLFEAIVMFIALGLMIALAWMRLQAPDAALAEAAIGAGLAGALLLATLSRLECQTDDQPRSISVLWSLVWLGLAVGLLLAFSQLPTEHPGMMPEVLANIDQSGVGHPVTAVLLNYRAWDTALELAVLAWAWFAQQAINRGQHPAFLSLQGQVLSSAAKLFAPLLILIGGYLLWRGADASGGAFQAGAVLAAGLVLYSLATQSALPYQGWQGLALKILWLAGFWLFALVGLVGFVLGLSFMGYPPAHAGSLILLIELFATLTIAFLLAAMFSGVTDKGRAA, encoded by the coding sequence ATGTTGATATTTGACTCGGTCTTGGGGCTGCTGATTCTGTTTTTGGCTTGGTTAAGCATTTCAAGTCGTGATTTGTTTGAGGCGATTGTGATGTTTATCGCGCTGGGTTTGATGATTGCATTGGCTTGGATGCGCTTACAAGCACCGGATGCGGCTTTAGCGGAGGCGGCGATTGGCGCAGGTTTAGCCGGCGCATTATTGCTCGCCACGCTGTCGCGGTTAGAGTGCCAGACGGATGATCAGCCCCGTTCGATATCGGTGTTGTGGAGCTTGGTTTGGTTGGGGTTGGCGGTGGGTTTGTTATTGGCTTTTAGCCAACTGCCGACAGAGCATCCTGGCATGATGCCTGAGGTGTTGGCGAATATTGACCAGTCGGGAGTGGGGCATCCGGTTACAGCGGTATTGTTAAATTATCGTGCTTGGGATACGGCTTTAGAGTTGGCGGTATTGGCCTGGGCCTGGTTCGCACAGCAGGCGATTAATCGTGGTCAGCATCCGGCTTTTTTAAGTTTACAAGGTCAGGTTTTGAGCAGTGCGGCGAAACTTTTTGCCCCTTTGTTGATTTTGATTGGCGGTTATTTGTTATGGCGCGGTGCGGATGCATCAGGTGGCGCATTTCAGGCAGGCGCGGTATTGGCAGCCGGATTGGTTTTGTATAGCCTGGCAACCCAGTCGGCTTTGCCTTATCAAGGGTGGCAAGGCTTGGCGTTGAAAATTTTATGGCTGGCGGGTTTTTGGTTGTTTGCGTTAGTCGGATTGGTTGGCTTTGTTTTAGGCTTGAGCTTTATGGGGTATCCGCCTGCACATGCAGGGAGTTTGATTTTACTGATTGAACTTTTTGCGACCTTGACGATTGCATTTTTATTAGCCGCGATGTTCAGTGGTGTGACGGATAAAGGCAGGGCTGCATGA
- a CDS encoding complex I subunit 5 family protein, translated as MIDNSLWPLMILASSLIPALLIFFIAEDNKFLRSAVNIGGALIKLMLVVLLVLGIYSGEVYQISWQLMPGLAFSLRIDGLAVMFLLLSAFLWLLTTIYAIGYLENSPNRARFFGFFTLCVSATAGVAMAGNLFTFVIFYELLTLATWPLVVHRGTEKAIAAGRVYLRYTLIGGGALLLGTVLLHAFAGSPDFMPGGYLADLSLPSWVLWSVFILLIAGLGVKAALVPFHSWLPQAMVAPAPVSALLHAVAVVKAGAFGIVRVMFEVYGIEYADAQGMAYVLLILAALTIVYGSVRALYQTDIKKRLAFSTVSQVSYVALGIALAGPMGAIGGLLHIAHQGLMKITLFMTAGNYAETLGIHKIDELNGVGRRMPWNSFAFTLAALGMIGLPPMVGFLSKWYLGIGAWEVGAYWVMAVLFLSSLLNAGYFLPLIYRAWFLPTPTHWPNERRLSRHCETHWMLLLPPLVTALTVVVLGLVAGFALTTLGWVQWLVEQEFVG; from the coding sequence ATGATTGATAACAGCCTTTGGCCCTTAATGATTCTTGCCAGTTCCCTGATTCCAGCCCTGCTTATTTTTTTTATAGCAGAGGATAATAAATTTTTGCGCTCAGCGGTCAATATCGGTGGTGCGCTGATTAAGTTGATGCTGGTGGTTTTACTGGTGCTCGGTATTTATTCAGGCGAGGTTTATCAAATCAGCTGGCAATTGATGCCGGGGCTGGCGTTTAGTTTGCGGATTGATGGGCTGGCGGTGATGTTTTTGTTGTTGTCAGCGTTTTTGTGGTTGTTAACGACGATCTATGCGATCGGTTATCTTGAAAATTCGCCGAATCGGGCGCGGTTTTTCGGTTTTTTTACCCTGTGTGTCAGTGCGACCGCCGGGGTAGCAATGGCGGGTAATCTGTTTACCTTTGTGATTTTTTATGAACTGTTGACGCTGGCCACTTGGCCGTTGGTGGTGCATCGCGGTACAGAAAAAGCGATCGCTGCAGGGCGGGTGTATTTGCGTTACACCTTAATCGGTGGCGGTGCATTGTTGCTGGGCACGGTGTTATTGCATGCGTTTGCCGGTTCGCCGGATTTTATGCCGGGGGGCTATTTAGCAGATTTGAGTTTGCCAAGCTGGGTGTTATGGAGCGTGTTTATTCTGTTGATCGCCGGCTTAGGGGTCAAAGCCGCCCTGGTGCCGTTTCATTCATGGTTACCTCAAGCGATGGTGGCGCCGGCGCCGGTGAGTGCGTTGTTGCATGCGGTGGCGGTGGTGAAGGCCGGGGCGTTTGGGATTGTGCGGGTGATGTTTGAGGTCTATGGTATTGAGTACGCAGATGCGCAGGGCATGGCGTATGTATTGTTGATATTAGCGGCGCTAACGATTGTCTATGGTTCGGTGCGCGCACTTTATCAAACTGATATTAAAAAGCGCTTGGCTTTTTCAACCGTGAGTCAGGTGTCTTACGTGGCGTTGGGCATTGCGCTGGCCGGGCCGATGGGCGCGATTGGCGGCTTGCTGCATATTGCTCATCAAGGTCTGATGAAAATTACCTTGTTTATGACGGCGGGTAATTATGCTGAAACGCTGGGCATTCATAAAATTGACGAATTGAATGGCGTCGGGCGGCGTATGCCTTGGAATAGCTTTGCGTTTACCTTAGCCGCCTTGGGGATGATTGGACTGCCGCCAATGGTTGGGTTTTTAAGCAAATGGTATCTAGGTATTGGAGCTTGGGAAGTCGGCGCTTATTGGGTGATGGCGGTGTTATTTTTATCAAGTCTGCTGAATGCCGGCTATTTTTTACCGCTGATTTACCGCGCTTGGTTTTTACCTACGCCGACGCACTGGCCGAATGAGCGACGCTTGAGTCGGCACTGTGAAACCCATTGGATGTTATTGTTACCGCCTTTGGTGACGGCTTTAACGGTCGTCGTGTTAGGGCTGGTGGCTGGATTTGCACTGACTACTTTGGGTTGGGTTCAATGGTTGGTTGAGCAGGAGTTTGTAGGATGA
- a CDS encoding ChaN family lipoprotein translates to MKTKISNPALTLLALLFGFNVWADELTHPAVLDPLSFVSNWQVQVDEGKADISLDELKQQLPNYRVIHVGEIHPNFEDHLVQLAMLQSLHQQHRKVAIGVEWFQAAFQPWLDAYIFGQLSEADLLHHTEYFQRWRFDYRLLQPIIHYAKRHQIPVLALNAPNELTRQVSTLGRDSLSLIQRQAIPSIHPPGVEQHQRLTRFFSDKIPPSRNLEDFIYAQRIWDETMAANAVRFLQQHPEHKLLVFAGNFHIGHFEAIPKDIARQLPELQNQQLTISGGSFENYRENFVDRWVYTDTISLPEHGKLGASFNGKSACIQDLSDDAAAIKAGLKKDDCICALNQQTIQHYADLILALYRTQPNQAVSLKIQRGEHIIELDITLD, encoded by the coding sequence ATGAAGACTAAAATCTCAAACCCTGCGCTAACCTTGCTTGCTTTATTGTTTGGTTTTAACGTCTGGGCAGATGAACTAACTCACCCTGCGGTGCTAGACCCTCTGAGCTTTGTTTCGAACTGGCAGGTGCAGGTGGATGAAGGCAAAGCTGACATCAGCTTGGACGAACTCAAACAACAATTGCCGAATTACCGAGTGATTCATGTTGGTGAAATCCACCCCAACTTTGAAGATCACCTTGTGCAACTGGCGATGCTTCAAAGTCTGCATCAACAGCATCGCAAAGTCGCAATAGGTGTCGAATGGTTTCAAGCTGCCTTTCAGCCCTGGCTTGACGCCTATATCTTTGGACAGCTTTCAGAAGCTGACCTATTACACCACACCGAATATTTCCAACGTTGGCGTTTTGACTATCGGCTACTACAGCCGATAATCCACTATGCCAAACGCCATCAAATTCCGGTTTTAGCCCTTAACGCACCCAATGAACTCACTCGCCAAGTCTCTACCCTTGGGCGCGACAGCCTTAGTCTTATTCAACGCCAAGCTATACCAAGCATACACCCGCCCGGTGTTGAACAACACCAACGCTTAACACGATTTTTTAGCGACAAGATACCACCAAGCCGTAACCTTGAAGACTTTATCTATGCCCAACGAATTTGGGATGAAACCATGGCCGCTAATGCCGTGCGATTTTTACAACAACACCCAGAGCATAAACTGCTGGTATTCGCGGGAAACTTTCACATCGGTCACTTTGAAGCCATCCCAAAAGATATAGCACGCCAGCTGCCAGAGCTTCAAAACCAACAACTTACAATAAGTGGCGGCTCATTTGAAAATTACCGAGAAAATTTCGTTGATCGTTGGGTCTATACCGATACCATCTCACTACCCGAGCACGGCAAACTCGGCGCAAGTTTTAATGGTAAAAGTGCCTGTATCCAAGACCTTAGCGATGACGCCGCCGCAATAAAAGCTGGCCTGAAAAAAGACGATTGTATTTGTGCGTTAAATCAGCAAACGATTCAGCATTATGCAGACCTTATTCTCGCACTCTACCGCACCCAACCCAACCAAGCTGTAAGTCTGAAAATCCAACGCGGTGAACATATCATTGAGTTAGATATAACACTGGACTAA